TTTTAATGAAGGGGGTGAACCCCAATGCCTAAAAAGAAGAAAACTGAGCATCTTCCAGCAAAATGGTTGACTACTTTTAGCGACATGACCACGTTACTTTTAACGATGTTTATAGCATTATTTTCTATGGCTACGATTTCACCTGGTAAATTTCAACAAGCAGTCTTAAGTTTGCAAAGTGCTTTTCAAGGGCAACCCATAGGAATTTTGGTGGGTGGAAAGAGCATTTCAGAAGAACCTTTGATCACTTCAAATCCTGGAATTAGACAGGAATTGTTAAAAATTGTTGAAGATGAAAGGTATAAAGGAAAAATAACTATTGAGGAAACCGATAAAGGGACGATAATATCTATGAAAGATATTGCCTTTTTCAGGTCAGGGAGTGCAGAATTAACGGCAGAAGCTAAAGAATTGTTGTATAAAATTGGAACCATTATTATTGAACATACTTCAAATGCGATAGAAATTTATGGATTTACAGATGATGTCCCAGTTCTTCCCACAAGTGTTTACCCTTCTAATTGGCATTTAAGTGCTGCAAGGGCGGCAAGTGTAGTGAATTTTTTTACGGTAGAATTAAAAAATAGAAGAATGATAGAAAGAATGGGTGAGATTAATCAAGGACTTTTCAATATTGATTTTTTCTACAATCCACAGAGATTTTATCCTATAGGATTAGGAGAAACTGGAATAAGGAAAGAGATAGACAGCTTAAGAGCAGAAATTGACTCTAAAAAGTCTTTAATTTCTCGTCAATTTCAAAATGGAGAAATATCGGCTGCTGAGTTTCAACAAATTCAACAAGAACTTGAAAATGAATTTCAAAGGAAGCTTCAAGAATTAAGAAATCAATATCGTAGAATAGATATTCTTATTTTAAGGCAAAGGGTCCGTTAAAAGTGATGTTTTTAAAACCTATAGATACTTTAGAAATGATGATTTTTAAAAATAGACTTTTTAATTTATAAAATGTGAAGTTTAGAATTTCTGAAGGCAGTATTAAAACCTATGGTGGGGGGAAATACTTTGAATAATGAAGAAAATGAAATTTTAGAAGAAAAGAATAAAAAAAAGAGTTCTAATTTTATTACTACTTTGATATTGGTAATAGTAGTAGCTTTAGGTGTTTCAGCAATAACTTCTTTTTTTATAGTTCGTCTATTAACTTCAAACCTTGGTCAAACAGGAAGAGCTTCCTCTCAAGTCAAATCAGATATGCCAATAAGGGTAACTTTAATTATGGAAGGTTCACGTTATCCAATGATGTTAAAAGGGGGATACGATATAGCTATTATAGATTCTTTGCATCTTACTGTGGCAAGTAGTGATGCTCGAGATAAAATTAGCATCTATCGTATGGAAATATTGGAAGCTATTAGAATGATTTTTATGAATAAAACTCGGGCAGAAATATCTACTCCTCAAGGTTTAGAATTAACTAAAAGACAGATTAGGGATACAGTAAATGAAATTATTGGATATACTGGGGAACGTAGTAATTTAGGAGTAACAAATGTTGTTTTAATCGTGCTAACTATTACTGCTGCTCAATAGTAAAAGAAGGTGAACGTATGTCAAACGAAGAAATGCTTTCTCAAGAAGAGATAGATAATATATTAAAGTCGATGGCTTTAGGAGAGTCCGCTGAAGATATATTTAAAGAATACGAGACAGAAGAAAGAAGAATAAGAGAGTACGATTTTAGAAGGCCAATGAAATTTTCAAGAGAGCAGCTTCGAACACTGCAATTAGTTCATGAAAATTTTGCAAGAGAGCTTTCAACATATTTGTCAGGAAGATGTAGAACTTTTGTTGACGTGAAATACGCAAGTGTAGATCAAATAACTTTCTCGGAATTTCAGAAATCTCTCAGTTCTCCAACATTTATGGCCGTTTTTTCTGCAGACGTTTTTTCTGGAAGCTCTATTTTTCAAATGGGATTAGATATTGGATATGTAATCATAGATAGGTTATTGGGCGGGACCGGAAGTGTATTAGAAGAGTTAAGAACTCCAACTGAGTTAGAAATGAATATTTTGAGAAAAGAAACTGCGGTAATATTAAGGACTCTTTCAAGGTCATGGATGAACATAGAGGAATTTGAAGCAACATTAGAAAATTTAGAAACTAATCCACAATTTGTTCAAGTCGCTTCGTCAAATGAGATGACAATTCTTATTACTTTATCAGTTACAATAAAAGATGTTCAAGGATTTGTAAATTTATGTTTTCCTTCTTCAACTTTGGAACCATTGACAGATAAATTGTCAACTCGTATGTGGACAAAAGTTTATAAACGTCAAGAAATAACAAGAGAAAATTTAAAGCAAATTTTGTTATTGTCAAAATTAAAATTGACGGCCATTCTTGGAAGGACCACATTAACTTTAAACGATATTTTGAATATGGAAGTCGGAGATGTGATACGTACCGATTCTTTTTTTAACGAACCGATTGATATAGAAATCCAAGGAGAAAAGGTTTTTAAAGCTCAAATAGGTAAAATTAAAGGATTCTATAGTGTAAAAATATTAAAAAAGGATAAAGAATTATTAGAAAAAATTTTGGTTGAAGAAAGTATTAAAGATCAACTAAAAAAACAAGAAGATACGGAAAATGTAAAATCAAAGGAGTTGAAAGAAAATGCCTGAGCAAAATTCGGATAATTTCTTGAATCAAAGTGAATTGGATGCATTGTTAAAAGGAATGTCTACAAATACTAAAAATACTAATATTAATGAAAATATTGAAAATGTGGACGAGGATTTGGACTCTCTTTTAGACTTGATGGGAGAAATAGCTAACATTACTATGGGGTCTGCAGCTACAACTTTGTCCACGATTCTTAAAAGAAAAATAGATATTGAATATCCCGATGTTAATATTATTAAGTTCAAAAATATAAAAACCAATTTTCAAGGAGAATATGTTGTAGTTACTGTAGAGTATAAAAGAGGTTTGTATGGGATGAATACGCTCGTACTTCCTTCTAATTTAACTAATATCATAGCAAATGTAATGCTTGGTAAGGATCCTTTTGAAACAATAGAAGAAATAAACGAAATAAGTTTAAGTGCTGTTTCTGAAGCGATGAATCAAATGATGGGAACTGCATCAACAGCCTTATCAGAATTTATAAAAACAAACATAGATATTTCACCGCCTGTCACTCAGACCTTAGATTTTTCTAACCCAACTACTGAGTTTCCACCGATAGAAACGGATAAAGAAGCGTATGTAATATCGATAAAATTTAAAGTTAAAATTACAGGAATCGCCGAAACCTTTTTCTGGCAATTTGTTCCAGTTAAATTCGCTAAAAAAATTAAAGATTTTGTGGATAAAGTATATCAAACCTCTAAAAATGAGGAAAAAGAAGTTTCGCCAGAAATTAGTAATGAATCTTATCAAGCAAAAAGAAAACAAACATCAAATTCTTCTAATTCTAAGATATCTAAGGAAGATACAGTA
This genomic interval from Petrotoga sp. 9PWA.NaAc.5.4 contains the following:
- the fliM gene encoding flagellar motor switch protein FliM, whose amino-acid sequence is MSNEEMLSQEEIDNILKSMALGESAEDIFKEYETEERRIREYDFRRPMKFSREQLRTLQLVHENFARELSTYLSGRCRTFVDVKYASVDQITFSEFQKSLSSPTFMAVFSADVFSGSSIFQMGLDIGYVIIDRLLGGTGSVLEELRTPTELEMNILRKETAVILRTLSRSWMNIEEFEATLENLETNPQFVQVASSNEMTILITLSVTIKDVQGFVNLCFPSSTLEPLTDKLSTRMWTKVYKRQEITRENLKQILLLSKLKLTAILGRTTLTLNDILNMEVGDVIRTDSFFNEPIDIEIQGEKVFKAQIGKIKGFYSVKILKKDKELLEKILVEESIKDQLKKQEDTENVKSKELKENA
- the fliL gene encoding flagellar basal body-associated protein FliL — its product is MNNEENEILEEKNKKKSSNFITTLILVIVVALGVSAITSFFIVRLLTSNLGQTGRASSQVKSDMPIRVTLIMEGSRYPMMLKGGYDIAIIDSLHLTVASSDARDKISIYRMEILEAIRMIFMNKTRAEISTPQGLELTKRQIRDTVNEIIGYTGERSNLGVTNVVLIVLTITAAQ
- a CDS encoding flagellar motor protein MotB; its protein translation is MPKKKKTEHLPAKWLTTFSDMTTLLLTMFIALFSMATISPGKFQQAVLSLQSAFQGQPIGILVGGKSISEEPLITSNPGIRQELLKIVEDERYKGKITIEETDKGTIISMKDIAFFRSGSAELTAEAKELLYKIGTIIIEHTSNAIEIYGFTDDVPVLPTSVYPSNWHLSAARAASVVNFFTVELKNRRMIERMGEINQGLFNIDFFYNPQRFYPIGLGETGIRKEIDSLRAEIDSKKSLISRQFQNGEISAAEFQQIQQELENEFQRKLQELRNQYRRIDILILRQRVR
- the fliY gene encoding flagellar motor switch phosphatase FliY produces the protein MPEQNSDNFLNQSELDALLKGMSTNTKNTNINENIENVDEDLDSLLDLMGEIANITMGSAATTLSTILKRKIDIEYPDVNIIKFKNIKTNFQGEYVVVTVEYKRGLYGMNTLVLPSNLTNIIANVMLGKDPFETIEEINEISLSAVSEAMNQMMGTASTALSEFIKTNIDISPPVTQTLDFSNPTTEFPPIETDKEAYVISIKFKVKITGIAETFFWQFVPVKFAKKIKDFVDKVYQTSKNEEKEVSPEISNESYQAKRKQTSNSSNSKISKEDTVKVNPVEFEEFGRQEETISQKIDFSKLELLMDVPLEIKVELGSVKMTLREILELHEGSLIQLNKLAGEPLDIYANERLIARGEVVVIDENFGIRVTEIVSLRERMKTLR